One genomic window of Phoenix dactylifera cultivar Barhee BC4 chromosome 6, palm_55x_up_171113_PBpolish2nd_filt_p, whole genome shotgun sequence includes the following:
- the LOC103702277 gene encoding protein WHAT'S THIS FACTOR 1 homolog, chloroplastic isoform X2, which produces MAGTPAFGLTKLTNKIGEGFLIPAGNMLRESTGLSFHWFFMASQKRTMTKSRRVQDRSKKKRVHDLEIATERWKVTSKVLVVIEALKREPEQVIPLKRLEQYRQQINLSKPHKVVHFIRKSPKLFELYRDKKGVIWCGLTKEGEDLVEEETRLLEDHSEKAVEYVTRLLMMSVNKRLPVDKIAHFRRDFGLPYDFRNRWIHMFPDHFKVVRIEDAEYLQLVSWNPAWAVTELEKKAMATGTISDISPEPGVLFLPFPMKFPSNYKKLFRYGGKIEHFQKRSHLSPYADAKGLSPGSQEFDKRAVAIMHEILSFTIENRLVTDHLTHFRREFVMPQKLMRLLLKHFGIFYVSERGKRLSVFLTEAYEGSELADKCPLVLWKEKILRLTGYRGRRKRIESSNEFSDVEGALFDGDFDNQTTFMNLEDGEIDGTIDDSSLVDDSEMKAEQWMDPD; this is translated from the exons ATGGCAGGTACTCCGGCTTTTGGTTTAACAAAGTTAACGAACAAAATTGGTGAAGGGTTTCTGATTCCTGCTGGTAACATGTTGAGAGAAAGCACTGGATTGTCTTTTCATTGGTTCTTCATGGCCTCACAAAAGCGCACAATGACAAAAAGTAGAAGGGTGCAAGATCGCAGCAAGAAGAAGAGGGTTCATGATCTTGAGATAGCCACAGAGAGGTGGAAGGTTACTTCAAAAGTGTTAGTGGTGATTGAGGCATTGAAGAGAGAACCCGAACAAGTGATACCACTTAAAAGATTGGAGCAGTATCGGCAGCAGATTAATCTGAGTAAGCCACATAAGGTCGTACACTTTATCCGCAAGTCCCCAAAGCTGTTTGAGCTGTACAGGGACAAGAAGGGAGTGATATGGTGTGGGCTAACTAAGGAAGGTGAGGATCTTGTGGAAGAAGAGACTAGGCTATTGGAAGATCATTCTGAGAAAGCAGTTGAGTATGTTACAAGGTTATTGATGATGTCAGTGAATAAGAGGCTTCCAGTCGATAAAATTGCACATTTTAGACGAGATTTTGGTCTTCCTTATGATTTCAGAAATCGATGGATCCATATGTTTCCAGATCACTTCAAGGTTGTAAGAATTGAGGATGCTGAGTATTTGCAGCTTGTTTCATGGAATCCCGCTTGGGCTGTTACAGAGCTGGAGAAGAAAGCTATGGCAACAGGAACAATCTCCGATATTTCTCCTGAACCTGGAgttcttttccttccttttccaATGAAATTTCCTTCGAATTACAAGAAGCTCTTTAGATATGGCGGCAAAATCGAGCATTTTCAGAAGAGGTCACACTTGTCTCCATATGCTGATGCTAAAGGGCTCTCACCTGGCTCGCAAGAGTTTGATAAGAGGGCTGTGGCAATCATGCATGAGATATTGAGCTTTACCATCGAAAATCGGCTCGTTACTGACCACCTCACGCACTTTCGACGTGAATTTGTAATGCCTCAGAAGCTAATGAGGCTTCTTTTGAAGCACTTTGGCATATTTTATGTATCCGAAAGGGGTAAGCGTCTCAGTGTGTTTCTGACAGAAGCATATGAAGGTTCTGAGTTGGCTGATAAATGTCCCTTGGTTCTCTGGAAGGAGAAGATCCTGAGGCTTACTGGTtacagaggaagaagaaagagaattgAGAGTTCTAATGAGTTCTCTGATGTTGAGGGTGCTCTATTTGATGGTGACTTTGATAATCAAACTACATTTATGAATCTTGAGGATGGTGAGATTGATGGTACCATAGACGATTCTTCCCTTGTAGATGATTCTGAGATGAAG GCTGAGCAATGGATGGATCCTGACTGA
- the LOC103705133 gene encoding ethylene-responsive transcription factor ERF017-like produces the protein MSPPDSGKQPQSSRGKEPAGPGGFKGVRMREWGKWVAEVRLPRSRKKMWLGSYATAEEAARACDAVMYCLKGPGAALNFPDHPPNISSADKLSRPEIKAAARKHARDGPKKVDQAGQAEESEAERVAAPVDPGEGSSGLRATGEPVQVSSPEFCFRAEEWGCNVQPGCVDDDYDDIYRCSPLWNF, from the coding sequence ATGAGTCCGCCAGACTCCGGCAAGCAACCGCAGTCGTCGAGAGGGAAGGAGCCGGCCGGGCCGGGCGGGTTCAAGGGTGTCAGAATGAGAGAGTGGGGGAAGTGGGTGGCGGAAGTGAGGCTACCAAGAAGCCGGAAGAAGATGTGGTTGGGCTCCTACGCCACTGCCGAGGAGGCAGCAAGGGCCTGCGATGCTGTAATGTACTGTCTAAAGGGCCCAGGAGCAGCACTCAACTTCCCGGACCACCCACCGAACATATCGTCAGCCGATAAGTTGAGCCGGCCGGAGATAAAGGCGGCGGCCAGGAAACATGCTCGCGATGGACCGAAGAAAGTAGATCAAGCTGGGCAGGCCGAGGAGAGTGAGGCTGAGAGAGTGGCAGCACCAGTGGATCCAGGAGAAGGGAGTTCAGGATTAAGGGCAACGGGAGAGCCGGTGCAGGTGTCCTCGCCGGAGTTTTGTTTCAGGGCGGAGGAATGGGGGTGCAACGTCCAGCCAGGTTGTGTTGATGATGATTATGACGATATCTATAGGTGCTCGCCACTTTGGAACTTTTGa
- the LOC103705139 gene encoding ethylene-responsive transcription factor ERF017, which produces MENPPSGPRVASTGNQFKGVRMRKWGKWVAEVRLPNSRERIWLGSYDTAEKAARAYDAASYCLRGSRAALNFPADPPNIPSPGRLTRDEIRVAASSHAYGAPRVEPQGDAGSGNARQEAEGVVVPTSSMPRELFSPQIYYLPARSDDVTGGSHGGAGSDDDNDDGGNEDMYRSSYLWSFNEEFDRGN; this is translated from the coding sequence ATGGAGAACCCGCCATCAGGGCCGAGGGTGGCGAGCACCGGCAACCAGTTCAAGGGGGTTCGGATGAGGAAGTGGGGGAAGTGGGTGGCCGAGGTGCGGCTGCCTAACAGCCGGGAGAGGATCTGGCTGGGGTCCTACGACACCGCCGAGAAGGCGGCCCGAGCCTACGACGCCGCCTCGTATTGCCTACGCGGCTCCAGGGCGGCGCTCAACTTCCCAGCCGACCCGCCCAACATTCCATCACCCGGCCGGCTCACCAGAGACGAGATCCGGGTGGCGGCCTCCAGTCACGCATACGGGGCTCCTCGAGTCGAGCCGCAGGGTGATGCGGGGTCGGGCAACGCGAGGCAGGAGGCGGAGGGTGTGGTGGTGCCAACGTCGTCCATGCCGCGCGAGTTATTTTCGCCGCAGATTTATTACTTGCCGGCGAGGAGCGACGACGTTACTGGTGGCAGTCACGGTGGCGCTGGCAGCGACGACGACAATGACGACGGTGGAAATGAAGATATGTATCGGTCATCCTACCTTTGGAGTTTCAACGAAGAGTTCGATCGAGGAAACTAA
- the LOC103705151 gene encoding ethylene-responsive transcription factor ERF018-like, which produces MKPEAKRRRTAEIRFMGVKKWRCGKWVSEIRLPHNRKRIRLGSSDFPEKADRAFDDAARFNFPDQPPDIPASGAALWPHPVQAAAARHANGPPPPPPPLQHSTAESLASAMPESSNRSLADLVTAATADADFAAFEDGFVHEFFSVSEPQEPDREEENCGGTFDPYLILWSF; this is translated from the coding sequence ATGAAGCCGGAGGCCAAGAGGAGGAGGACTGCCGAGATCCGGTTCATGGGAGTCAAAAAGTGGCGGTGCGGAAAGTGGGTGTCGGAGATCCGGTTGCCCCACAATCGGAAGAGAATTCGGCTGGGTTCTTCTGATTTCCCGGAGAAGGCCGACCGGGCCTTCGACGACGCCGCCCGCTTCAATTTCCCCGACCAGCCTCCTGACATCCCAGCCTCCGGCGCCGCCCTCTGGCCCCACCCCGTCCAGGCAGCTGCCGCCCGCCATGCCAACGGtccgccaccgccaccgccaccgcTTCAGCACTCAACCGCCGAGTCCTTGGCATCGGCGATGCCAGAGTCATCGAACCGGTCCCTTGCAGATTTGGTTACCGCCGCCACTGCCGATGCTGATTTCGCAGCCTTTGAGGATGGCTTTGTGCACGAGTTTTTCTCGGTGTCGGAGCCGCAAGAGCCGGATCGTGAGGAGGAGAATTGTGGTGGAACTTTCGACCCTTACTTGATTCTTTGGAGCTTTTGA
- the LOC103702285 gene encoding 3-ketoacyl-CoA synthase 10-like: MAGEHILLSTEIVNRGVEASGPDAGSPTFSVRVRRRLPDFLQSVNLKYVKLGYHYLISHGIYLATIPVLVVVFSAEVGSLSREELWKKVWEETSYDLATVLAFFGVLVFTASVYFMSRPRPIYLIDFACYRPSDDLKVSREEFVELARKSGKFDEESLAFQSRILKSSGIGDETCVPRSIFSPGNCATMKEGRAEASMVMFGALDELFEKCRVRPKEVGILVVNCSLFNPTPSLSAMIVNHYKMRGNILSYNLGGMGCSAGIIALDLARDMLQANPNNYAVVVSTEAVSFAWYTGRNRSMLIPNCFFRMGCSAVLLSNRRRDFRRAKYRLEHIVRTHKGADDRSFRCVCQEEDERRIKGLSLSRDLMEVGGHALKTNITTLGPLVLPFSEQLLFFAFLLFRCRSSNSAANSKPYIPDYKLAFEHFCMHAASKVVLDELQRNLELSDRHMEASRAVLHRFGNTSSSSIWYELAYLEAMGRVRRGDRVWQLAFGSGFKCNSAVWSAMRRVRRPTRNPWLDCIHRYPVGL, translated from the exons ATGGCCGGAGAGCACATTCTCCTGTCCACCGAGATCGTGAACCGTGGGGTAGAGGCCTCAGGCCCTGATGCAGGCTCACCAACTTTCTCTGTTAGGGTCCGGCGAAGGCTGCCGGACTTCTTGCAGTCGGTGAACCTGAAGTATGTGAAGTTGGGATACCACTACCTTATCAGCCATGGTATATACTTGGCGACGATACCGGTTCTAGTGGTGGTGTTCAGCGCCGAGGTGGGGAGTTTGAGTAGAGAAGAGCTATGGAAGAAGGTGTGGGAGGAGACAAGCTACGACCTCGCCACTGTGCTGGCTTTCTTTGGCGTGCTTGTCTTCACCGCCTCAGTCTACTTCATGTCCAGGCCTAGGCCTATCTACCTCATCGACTTCGCCTGCTACCGTCCCTCCGACGATCTAAAG GTGTCCAGAGAGGAGTTCGTGGAGCTGGCCCGGAAGTCCGGCAAGTTCGATGAGGAGAGCCTAGCCTTCCAGTCCCGGATCCTCAAATCCTCCGGCATCGGCGACGAGACCTGCGTTCCGAGATCCATATTCTCCCCTGGCAACTGTGCCACCATGAAGGAAGGCCGTGCCGAGGCCTCCATGGTTATGTTCGGCGCCCTCGACGAGCTCTTCGAGAAGTGCCGCGTTCGTCCTAAGGAAGTCGGCATCCTCGTCGTGAACTGCAGCCTCTTCAACCCCACCCCATCCCTCTCAGCCATGATCGTAAACCATTACAAGATGAGGGGTAACATCCTGAGCTACAACCTCGGCGGCATGGGGTGCAGCGCCGGAATCATAGCCCTCGACCTCGCCCGCGACATGCTGCAAGCCAACCCTAATAACTACGCGGTGGTCGTGAGCACCGAGGCAGTGTCGTTTGCATGGTACACCGGCCGCAACCGGTCGATGCTGATTCCAAACTGCTTCTTCCGCATGGGGTGCTCGGCGGTGCTGCTCTCGAACCGGAGAAGGGACTTCCGGCGGGCCAAGTACCGGCTGGAGCACATTGTGAGGACTCACAAGGGAGCCGATGACCGGAGCTTCAG GTGCGTGTGCCAAGAGGAGGATGAGCGAAGGATCAAAGGCCTGTCCCTCAGCCGTGACCTCATGGAAGTCGGCGGCCACGCCCTCAAGACCAACATCACCACCCTGGGCCCCCTCGTCCTCCCCTTCTCCGAGCAACTCCTCTTCTtcgccttcctcctcttccgctGCCGATCCTCCAACTCCGCCGCCAACTCGAAGCCGTACATCCCTGACTACAAGCTCGCATTCGAGCACTTCTGCATGCATGCAGCGAGCAAGGTCGTGCTGGACGAGCTCCAGAGGAACCTTGAGCTCAGCGACCGACACATGGAGGCGTCGCGCGCCGTCCTCCACCGCTTCGGCAACACGTCGAGCAGCAGCATCTGGTACGAGCTCGCCTACCTCGAGGCCATGGGCCGGGTGCGGCGCGGCGACCGGGTGTGGCAGCTGGCCTTCGGTTCTGGTTTCAAATGTAACAGTGCTGTCTGGTCGGCGATGCGTCGGGTCCGGCGGCCCACCCGGAACCCCTGGCTCGACTGCATTCACCGGTATCCGGTTGGCCTCTAG
- the LOC103702277 gene encoding protein WHAT'S THIS FACTOR 1 homolog, chloroplastic isoform X1: MAGTPAFGLTKLTNKIGEGFLIPAGNMLRESTGLSFHWFFMASQKRTMTKSRRVQDRSKKKRVHDLEIATERWKVTSKVLVVIEALKREPEQVIPLKRLEQYRQQINLSKPHKVVHFIRKSPKLFELYRDKKGVIWCGLTKEGEDLVEEETRLLEDHSEKAVEYVTRLLMMSVNKRLPVDKIAHFRRDFGLPYDFRNRWIHMFPDHFKVVRIEDAEYLQLVSWNPAWAVTELEKKAMATGTISDISPEPGVLFLPFPMKFPSNYKKLFRYGGKIEHFQKRSHLSPYADAKGLSPGSQEFDKRAVAIMHEILSFTIENRLVTDHLTHFRREFVMPQKLMRLLLKHFGIFYVSERGKRLSVFLTEAYEGSELADKCPLVLWKEKILRLTGYRGRRKRIESSNEFSDVEGALFDGDFDNQTTFMNLEDGEIDGTIDDSSLVDDSEMKVGEVYDSYKD, translated from the coding sequence ATGGCAGGTACTCCGGCTTTTGGTTTAACAAAGTTAACGAACAAAATTGGTGAAGGGTTTCTGATTCCTGCTGGTAACATGTTGAGAGAAAGCACTGGATTGTCTTTTCATTGGTTCTTCATGGCCTCACAAAAGCGCACAATGACAAAAAGTAGAAGGGTGCAAGATCGCAGCAAGAAGAAGAGGGTTCATGATCTTGAGATAGCCACAGAGAGGTGGAAGGTTACTTCAAAAGTGTTAGTGGTGATTGAGGCATTGAAGAGAGAACCCGAACAAGTGATACCACTTAAAAGATTGGAGCAGTATCGGCAGCAGATTAATCTGAGTAAGCCACATAAGGTCGTACACTTTATCCGCAAGTCCCCAAAGCTGTTTGAGCTGTACAGGGACAAGAAGGGAGTGATATGGTGTGGGCTAACTAAGGAAGGTGAGGATCTTGTGGAAGAAGAGACTAGGCTATTGGAAGATCATTCTGAGAAAGCAGTTGAGTATGTTACAAGGTTATTGATGATGTCAGTGAATAAGAGGCTTCCAGTCGATAAAATTGCACATTTTAGACGAGATTTTGGTCTTCCTTATGATTTCAGAAATCGATGGATCCATATGTTTCCAGATCACTTCAAGGTTGTAAGAATTGAGGATGCTGAGTATTTGCAGCTTGTTTCATGGAATCCCGCTTGGGCTGTTACAGAGCTGGAGAAGAAAGCTATGGCAACAGGAACAATCTCCGATATTTCTCCTGAACCTGGAgttcttttccttccttttccaATGAAATTTCCTTCGAATTACAAGAAGCTCTTTAGATATGGCGGCAAAATCGAGCATTTTCAGAAGAGGTCACACTTGTCTCCATATGCTGATGCTAAAGGGCTCTCACCTGGCTCGCAAGAGTTTGATAAGAGGGCTGTGGCAATCATGCATGAGATATTGAGCTTTACCATCGAAAATCGGCTCGTTACTGACCACCTCACGCACTTTCGACGTGAATTTGTAATGCCTCAGAAGCTAATGAGGCTTCTTTTGAAGCACTTTGGCATATTTTATGTATCCGAAAGGGGTAAGCGTCTCAGTGTGTTTCTGACAGAAGCATATGAAGGTTCTGAGTTGGCTGATAAATGTCCCTTGGTTCTCTGGAAGGAGAAGATCCTGAGGCTTACTGGTtacagaggaagaagaaagagaattgAGAGTTCTAATGAGTTCTCTGATGTTGAGGGTGCTCTATTTGATGGTGACTTTGATAATCAAACTACATTTATGAATCTTGAGGATGGTGAGATTGATGGTACCATAGACGATTCTTCCCTTGTAGATGATTCTGAGATGAAGGTAGGAGAGGTGTATGATTCTTATAAAGATTGA